The Triticum aestivum cultivar Chinese Spring chromosome 6D, IWGSC CS RefSeq v2.1, whole genome shotgun sequence genomic sequence AAATGACTAATTAGTACCTTTTCACTTTGAAAATCCATATGCAGATCGCTTATGGAAGGAACATTACCAAGGAGCTGACTTAACTTTAGAGTCCTAGTCGATCGGCGGCCAGTTTTAGCAAGCCACAGCTTTGAAAGCTGTGGTACAAAACCCAAATACAGGGGATCTTTATGGGAGTTGAACCAATTGTTATAGCTCACCCTTTGGAGTTTTGGTAGACATGCCAGCTCAACTGTCTCAAATTTCCCAACCTTGACCTCGAGCTCGGTAAGCTGAGCATGTTCCAGCCGCAGCACGGAATTCTTCCCCGAGTCGCAGTGGGTCAGATGCAGAGACTCCAAGAGCTTGCAAGCGCTGAGGATGTTGGGTATGTCCGGTTCAGCAAACCTCATGTTGCGCAGCCACAGGCGCCTGAGGCCGGCAAACGCATCAGGGCAAGCACTGAGAAAACCATTGAACTTCTTGGCATGGTCGAGAAGATCGGCAGGAGTGCTCTCCAGATAAGCCTTCTCTGTCAAGATCTGAAACTCAGCCGCGCCGACCTTCTGCGTTGCCATGGCGTGGGCGACGGATTCGCCAATCGTGTAAGAATCACGTTGCGTCAGGATGAATCTGATTTGGAGCTTGCTGATGGTGATCTCCGGGCTCCTTGTGCTCAAGATGTTGTCCGTTACATGAGCCACGGCGCTGTTGATTCTGAAAAATTCAGTGGGGTCGAAAATACGAGCGCTGTCCTGGTGGCCTGGAACGGAGCTGCAGCTTAGGAAGAACCGCGAGAGCATGGTGATGAGCTTCATCATTCGCCTCGAGAGGACGCAGGCCCTTACTGCATCGAGTGTGTCCGCCCTCTCCAGAATGTTGAGCAGAAGGTCGTCAAGCAGCTTGCTAAGCCTGTCTCCGTCTTCTTCGTCGTTGTTGCGAGTTGCTTTCTGTGCTGCATTTACCTGGAGCAACAGATAATCAGCCTTTTTAGGAAGAACCTTTCCTTTCGTGTGAAGTACGTATACAAATACCAATCAGGCACAACAGTAATATATAACAGTACTTACATTGCGTCTGCGACGACGTCTTTTCTTCGTCATGGCTGATCGGACCAACAATTGGTCGCAACGTAACTAGGCGTGTGCCTTTCTGATGATCTAAAAGAACTGGTGTTCTTGATGATGCGCCTGCACAGCGCTATGTGGATCGACCTTACTGGATCTGTGACAATGGCGGGCGCCTGATCGGCCCTTGTTCgaatccctcctcctcctcctcctctgcttaaTTAGGCCGGCCGGCGCAAGAAAGCAGACTAATCGCCGGCGAAAAGAAAATCAAACGTATTCGATCTTGTCTGTTTAATAGCATCCGACGGCCGTGATCGCCCCCACGTCGATCAAGTAAAATACTGTAGTCCGtatctgcctcttcttcctccccatccTTTTCCATCCCTGTCGACGGGTAGGAAACCCTAGATCAGACCGGGGCCATCCCTGCGCGGGTACTTTGGAGCCGAGGCACGAGCAGGACGCTCCTTGCGTTTCGACGACATGAAGGAGAAGCAGATGGAGGCCAGGCGCAGGCATTCCGAACAAacggggctttcgttcgggcctggccagcccattagtccacgaaccgggaccaatggagacATTTGTTTCGGTTTGGgagcctagggggccggccggggcctcgtgggcattggtcctggttcgtctgggcccatttgtcccgattcttggcacgaaccgggaccaatgggcctcgctcctggcccacaaccattggtcccgattcgtggcagGAACCGAGACAGAAGaaaggcctttagtctcggtttcacccacgaaccgggacaaatgagttgcctatatataccccatcgccggcgagcagagcacttcacagtgctctgttttttgctggccggcgagggggagggcattgggtgctctagctcacctcctatgtacATGAGTTGTTCGATAAAATGCccaagccacactagttaagctttctcctctcgaagctcgacctccgagctccatttttcccgagatttgtctaggtttatattagTGGTCTGTCacgcctcgtcctcgtcttcaccgccgtcgatcgcccgcgccgatctcgtcgccaggaccaccgtggtgagcctcttgttcttatcttctttctgaaaaaaaatcttactttacatagatacttgtctaattttcttacttttgacacacataattatatataatgcacgcagatgaacccgCAATGGATGTacgacacacctccgagtacattaagggcgtgcataattttctcgaagtggctgaggcaaacaagcagaatggttttatgtgctgtccatgccctagctgtgggaatacgaggtcttactctgacttgaaaacccttcacacccacctgctttataagggtttcatgccacactataatgtttggaccaagcacggagaaataggggttatgatggaagacagcaaagaagaagaggacgatgacaactatgtgccccctgaatacggtgatgctgcaacggtggaagctgctgaagatcaagaggaaccagacggtgtgctcgatgatgatccctgccgggtcattgttgatgcaagggaaaagtgcgaaagtgaaaaggagaagctgaagttcgatcgcatgttagaggatcacaaaaaagggttgcaccccaattgcgaagatggcaacacaaagctcggtaccgtactggaattgctgcagtggaaggcagagaatgttgtgcctgacaaaggatttgagaagctactgaaaatattgaagaagaagcttccaaaggataacgaattgacCGACAGTACGtacacagcaaagaaggtcgtatgccctctaggattggaggtggagaagatacatgcatgccctaatg encodes the following:
- the LOC123141189 gene encoding uncharacterized protein — translated: MTKKRRRRRRNVNAAQKATRNNDEEDGDRLSKLLDDLLLNILERADTLDAVRACVLSRRMMKLITMLSRFFLSCSSVPGHQDSARIFDPTEFFRINSAVAHVTDNILSTRSPEITISKLQIRFILTQRDSYTIGESVAHAMATQKVGAAEFQILTEKAYLESTPADLLDHAKKFNGFLSACPDAFAGLRRLWLRNMRFAEPDIPNILSACKLLESLHLTHCDSGKNSVLRLEHAQLTELEVKVGKFETVELACLPKLQRVSYNNWFNSHKDPLYLGFVPQLSKLWLAKTGRRSTRTLKLSQLLGNVPSISDLHMDFQSEKIWVLPESPKLLKPVLSKLQHVNLDNLPEGCDLAWTMFILEAAPSLKELCITVWDHWCNMAMRDKEFRERNGYCEKVDVEWKPHAPDFKHKNLVKLTIYGFQADGIFVRFIRCVMEHAVNMAEISLHDRKVCLHCGDLDPEMKCPSRYPWNADERMQIIEELGCLCLPWFASCRN